In Streptomyces sp. NBC_01717, one DNA window encodes the following:
- a CDS encoding VOC family protein: MTPTGHVTPVCGTPCWVNLMTHNLRATQDFYSAVLGWEFRPGDLGTGFSVASSHGQPVAGLGEVAPGRPVAGSWTPYFAVADADVTAARVRERGGTIAVGPVRFGLGRGAVAADRDGAVFGFWEGRALRWSDEHGNRPAFLELRTRDAFDAAIFYAQIFDWASGEPGGCEVAYAYENDIVTVRQAKNTVATVRGGGVGESPDPRVRPRWHVHFRVDDVEPVVAAAHAAGGTATPQAPSPGGGAESVISDPGGGLFTVSTGSVPAGPVTREGPVGHGGR, encoded by the coding sequence ATGACGCCCACAGGGCACGTCACGCCGGTGTGCGGAACACCGTGCTGGGTCAACCTCATGACCCACAACCTGCGAGCCACGCAGGACTTCTACTCGGCCGTTCTGGGATGGGAGTTCCGGCCGGGCGACCTGGGAACGGGCTTCTCGGTGGCCTCCTCCCACGGGCAGCCGGTGGCCGGGCTGGGTGAGGTGGCGCCCGGCCGGCCGGTGGCCGGGTCGTGGACCCCGTACTTCGCCGTGGCGGACGCGGACGTCACCGCTGCCCGGGTGCGTGAGCGCGGCGGCACCATCGCCGTCGGCCCGGTGCGATTCGGCCTGGGCCGGGGCGCGGTGGCAGCCGACCGTGACGGGGCCGTCTTCGGCTTCTGGGAAGGCCGGGCCCTTCGCTGGTCGGACGAGCACGGCAACAGGCCGGCTTTTCTCGAGCTACGCACTCGGGACGCGTTCGACGCCGCCATCTTCTACGCACAGATCTTCGACTGGGCCTCCGGCGAGCCCGGCGGCTGCGAGGTCGCCTACGCGTACGAGAACGACATCGTCACCGTGCGGCAGGCCAAGAACACCGTGGCCACCGTGCGCGGAGGCGGCGTCGGGGAATCTCCCGACCCCCGCGTGCGGCCGCGCTGGCACGTGCACTTCCGGGTCGACGACGTGGAACCGGTCGTCGCCGCCGCACACGCGGCAGGAGGAACCGCCACTCCCCAGGCTCCGTCCCCGGGCGGCGGGGCCGAGTCCGTCATCAGCGACCCCGGTGGAGGTCTCTTCACCGTCTCCACCGGATCGGTGCCGGCCGGGCCGGTGACCAGGGAAGGCCCCGTCGGACACGGCGGACGATAA
- a CDS encoding DUF2795 domain-containing protein yields the protein MERGSSQVSPWVDDERKHALKDYLRSGHPTHTVESYDPEPAADDDVTVDVGGPVPPPGAVRDRARAEAEAGRLRSDLARHLNRSDFPADRTSLLRTLSEEHVPDPLLEAVRDLPADERYGNAGQIVRALGYHPRV from the coding sequence ATGGAGCGAGGAAGCAGCCAGGTCAGTCCGTGGGTGGACGACGAGAGAAAGCACGCGCTCAAGGACTATCTGAGGTCCGGACACCCCACCCACACGGTGGAGTCGTACGACCCCGAGCCGGCGGCCGACGACGATGTGACGGTGGACGTCGGCGGTCCCGTTCCGCCGCCCGGTGCAGTAAGGGACCGGGCGCGTGCCGAGGCCGAGGCCGGACGGCTCAGGTCCGACCTGGCACGGCATCTGAACCGCAGCGACTTCCCCGCCGACCGCACATCACTCCTGCGGACCCTGTCCGAGGAGCATGTGCCGGACCCGCTGCTCGAAGCCGTACGAGACCTGCCCGCGGACGAGCGGTACGGGAACGCCGGGCAGATCGTCCGGGCGCTCGGCTACCACCCCCGCGTGTGA
- a CDS encoding ArsR/SmtB family transcription factor, with translation MEDPTTGGGHRPAPVHTDPDEVPLLAALSALADPVRIQLIRELAGSPEWTRSCGSFDVPVGKAALSHHFSVLRGAGLVEQRDQGPKRVNRLRREEFDARFPGLLELVLRADSPRR, from the coding sequence ATGGAGGACCCGACGACAGGCGGCGGACACCGCCCCGCCCCTGTACACACCGATCCGGACGAGGTTCCCCTCCTGGCGGCACTGTCCGCACTGGCCGATCCCGTACGCATCCAGCTGATCCGCGAGCTGGCCGGCTCCCCGGAGTGGACGCGCAGCTGCGGCAGCTTCGACGTGCCGGTCGGCAAGGCCGCGCTCAGCCACCACTTCTCCGTGCTGCGCGGCGCCGGCCTGGTCGAACAGCGCGATCAGGGGCCCAAGCGGGTCAACCGACTGCGGCGGGAGGAGTTCGACGCGCGCTTCCCCGGTCTCCTCGAACTGGTCCTGCGCGCCGACAGCCCTCGTCGGTGA
- a CDS encoding NADP-dependent isocitrate dehydrogenase, translating to MTDSTIIYTHTDEAPALATYSFLPVIEAYASTAGVTVENRDISLSGRIIAAFPERLDENQRIDDALAELGALAKTPGANIIKLPNVSASIPQMKAAIAELQQQGYALPDYPDDPQTDEDKDVRARYDKIKGSAVNPVLREGNSDRRAPASVKNYAKAHPHRMGAWTADSKTNVATMGVDDFRSTEKSVVIAEPDTLRIELVGDDGTTTVLRESVPVLAGEVVDASVLRAAPLREFLTAQIARAKAEGVLFSVHLKATMMKVSDPIIFGHVVRAFFPKTFAKYGETLAAAGLSPNDGLGGILKGLDSVPDLGAEIKASFEAELAEGPALAMVDSDKGITNLHVPSDVIVDASMPAMIRTSGHMWGPDGKEADTLAVLPDSSYSGVYQVVIDDCRAHGAYDPSTMGSVSNVGLMAQKAEEYGSHDKTFEIPATGTVRLVDQAGNAVLEQQVSQGDIFRACQAKDLPIQDWVKLAVTRARATGVPAVFWLDETRAHDAQVIAKVKTYLADHDTDGLQIEIMSPVEATAFSLERIRRGEDTISVTGNVLRDYLTDLFPILELGTSAKMLSIVPLMAGGGLFETGAGGSAPKHVQQFVKENYLRWDSLGEFFALAASFEHLATTTGNARAQVLADTLDRATGTFLNEDKSPSRKLGGIDNRGSHFYLAMYWAQELAKQTDDPQLAEAFAGLAKTLTEQEQTIVDELIAVQGSPVDIGGYYHPDAAKASAAMRPSATFNEAIATLG from the coding sequence GTGACTGACTCGACCATCATCTATACGCACACCGACGAGGCCCCGGCGCTGGCCACGTACTCGTTCCTGCCCGTGATCGAGGCGTACGCCTCGACGGCCGGAGTCACCGTGGAGAACCGCGACATCTCCCTGTCGGGACGGATCATCGCCGCGTTCCCCGAGCGCCTCGACGAGAACCAGCGCATCGATGACGCTCTCGCCGAGCTCGGCGCGCTGGCCAAGACACCCGGCGCGAACATCATCAAGCTGCCGAACGTCTCGGCGTCGATCCCGCAGATGAAGGCGGCCATCGCCGAGCTGCAGCAGCAGGGTTACGCGCTGCCGGACTACCCGGACGACCCGCAGACGGACGAGGACAAGGACGTCCGCGCGCGCTACGACAAGATCAAGGGCAGCGCGGTCAACCCGGTGCTGCGCGAGGGCAACTCCGACCGCCGCGCCCCCGCCTCCGTGAAGAACTACGCCAAGGCGCACCCGCACCGCATGGGCGCCTGGACGGCCGACTCGAAGACGAACGTCGCGACGATGGGTGTCGACGACTTCCGCTCCACCGAGAAGTCCGTCGTGATCGCCGAGCCGGACACGCTGCGCATCGAACTCGTGGGCGACGACGGCACCACCACCGTGCTGCGCGAGTCGGTACCGGTCCTCGCGGGCGAGGTCGTGGACGCGTCCGTCCTGCGCGCCGCGCCGCTGCGCGAGTTCCTGACCGCGCAGATCGCCCGGGCCAAGGCCGAGGGCGTGCTGTTCTCCGTACACCTGAAGGCCACGATGATGAAGGTCTCCGACCCGATCATCTTCGGCCACGTGGTCCGCGCCTTCTTCCCGAAGACGTTCGCCAAGTACGGCGAGACGCTGGCTGCCGCGGGCCTGTCCCCGAACGACGGTCTCGGCGGCATCCTCAAGGGCCTGGACTCGGTGCCGGACCTGGGCGCCGAGATCAAGGCGTCCTTCGAGGCCGAGCTGGCCGAGGGCCCGGCCCTCGCGATGGTCGACTCCGACAAGGGCATCACCAACCTGCACGTCCCGAGCGACGTCATCGTCGACGCCTCCATGCCGGCCATGATCCGCACCTCCGGCCACATGTGGGGCCCGGACGGCAAGGAGGCCGACACCCTCGCCGTCCTCCCGGACAGCAGCTACTCCGGCGTCTACCAGGTCGTCATCGACGACTGCCGGGCGCACGGCGCGTACGACCCGTCCACCATGGGCTCGGTCTCGAACGTCGGCCTCATGGCGCAGAAGGCCGAGGAGTACGGCAGCCACGACAAGACCTTCGAGATCCCCGCCACGGGCACCGTGCGCCTCGTCGACCAGGCCGGCAACGCCGTGCTGGAGCAGCAGGTCTCCCAGGGCGACATCTTCCGCGCCTGCCAGGCGAAGGACCTGCCGATCCAGGACTGGGTCAAGCTCGCGGTCACCCGCGCCCGCGCGACCGGCGTCCCGGCCGTGTTCTGGCTCGACGAGACCCGCGCCCACGATGCGCAGGTGATCGCCAAGGTCAAGACTTACCTCGCCGACCACGACACCGATGGTCTGCAGATCGAGATCATGTCGCCGGTCGAGGCCACCGCGTTCTCCCTGGAGCGCATCCGCCGTGGTGAGGACACCATCTCCGTCACCGGCAACGTCCTGCGTGACTACCTGACCGACCTGTTCCCGATCCTGGAGCTGGGCACCAGCGCCAAGATGCTCTCGATCGTCCCGCTGATGGCCGGCGGCGGCCTCTTCGAGACGGGCGCCGGCGGCTCCGCCCCGAAGCACGTCCAGCAGTTCGTCAAGGAGAACTACCTGCGCTGGGACAGCCTCGGCGAGTTCTTCGCCCTGGCCGCCAGCTTCGAGCACCTGGCCACCACCACGGGCAACGCGCGCGCCCAGGTCCTCGCCGACACCCTCGACCGCGCCACCGGCACCTTCCTCAACGAGGACAAGTCGCCGAGCCGCAAGCTGGGTGGCATCGACAACCGCGGCAGCCACTTCTACCTGGCGATGTACTGGGCCCAGGAGCTGGCGAAGCAGACGGACGACCCGCAGCTCGCGGAGGCGTTCGCCGGTCTCGCCAAGACGCTGACCGAGCAGGAGCAGACCATCGTCGACGAGCTCATCGCCGTGCAGGGCTCGCCGGTCGACATCGGTGGCTACTACCACCCCGACGCCGCCAAGGCCTCGGCCGCCATGCGTCCGTCGGCGACGTTCAACGAGGCCATCGCGACCCTCGGCTGA
- a CDS encoding carbon-nitrogen hydrolase family protein, whose protein sequence is MSAPLTVAVAQPVCLHLDVAANATAHAAAVAEARARLVVFPELSLTGYDLAAPAVSPDDARLGPIVSACRATGATALAGAPVRDADGREHIATLAVTGEGARVVYRKMWLHGEEFDRFGPGEKPEVLVVDGVRLGLAICYDAAVPDHAADTAALGIDAYVASTLYGAGPESATRRDGHMSERAAAHDVWVVLSTSAGASGNYPQTSGGSGIWAPGGAVVVQAGPEPGAMVSASLGGS, encoded by the coding sequence GTGTCCGCACCCTTGACCGTCGCCGTCGCCCAGCCCGTCTGTCTCCATCTCGATGTCGCAGCGAACGCCACCGCCCATGCGGCGGCGGTCGCTGAAGCCCGGGCTCGGCTGGTCGTCTTCCCGGAGCTGTCGCTGACCGGCTACGACCTCGCCGCCCCGGCCGTCTCCCCCGACGACGCCCGCCTCGGGCCGATCGTCTCCGCATGCCGTGCCACCGGGGCGACGGCGCTGGCCGGGGCCCCGGTGCGCGACGCCGACGGACGTGAGCACATCGCCACGCTCGCCGTCACGGGAGAGGGCGCGCGTGTCGTCTACCGGAAGATGTGGCTGCACGGCGAGGAGTTCGACCGCTTCGGCCCGGGCGAGAAGCCGGAGGTCCTGGTTGTCGACGGGGTGCGGCTGGGGCTTGCGATCTGTTACGACGCGGCTGTCCCCGACCATGCCGCCGACACCGCCGCTCTGGGCATCGACGCGTATGTGGCGAGCACTCTCTACGGTGCGGGCCCCGAATCGGCCACCCGGCGCGACGGGCACATGAGCGAGCGGGCCGCCGCCCACGACGTGTGGGTGGTGCTGTCCACCTCGGCGGGGGCCAGCGGAAACTATCCGCAGACGTCGGGCGGCTCCGGAATCTGGGCTCCTGGCGGTGCCGTGGTCGTCCAGGCCGGACCGGAGCCCGGTGCCATGGTGTCGGCGTCCCTCGGCGGGTCCTGA
- a CDS encoding GNAT family N-acetyltransferase has product MSENAYLAEGARTAIRPFTPADAEEFTDRAKESHGMHHPWLFPPDDARAYAAYSGRLTEDATKAGFLVCERAVDDGNGTASGPIAGFININNIVGGAFRCGALGYGAFAHAAGRGLMSEGLDLVMRYAFGPLGLHRLEANIQPANAGSIALVRRAGFRLEGFSPDFLFIDGAWRDHERWAITAEMVRQDPPRDADTMAPGSGPAWTTTAPPGAQIPEPPDVCG; this is encoded by the coding sequence ATGTCTGAGAACGCCTACCTGGCCGAGGGCGCGCGCACCGCGATCCGCCCCTTCACTCCCGCGGACGCCGAAGAGTTCACGGATCGCGCCAAGGAGAGCCACGGCATGCACCATCCGTGGCTGTTCCCGCCCGACGACGCGCGTGCGTACGCCGCGTACTCGGGCCGGCTGACGGAGGACGCCACGAAGGCGGGCTTCCTCGTCTGCGAACGTGCGGTCGACGACGGGAACGGGACCGCGAGCGGCCCCATCGCGGGATTCATCAACATCAACAACATCGTCGGCGGCGCCTTCCGCTGCGGCGCGCTGGGATACGGAGCGTTCGCCCACGCGGCCGGGCGCGGCCTGATGAGCGAGGGGCTCGACCTGGTGATGCGGTACGCCTTCGGCCCGCTGGGCCTGCACCGCCTGGAAGCGAACATCCAGCCCGCCAACGCGGGCTCGATCGCCCTGGTGCGCCGGGCCGGCTTCCGCCTCGAAGGCTTCTCCCCGGACTTCCTCTTCATCGACGGCGCGTGGCGCGATCACGAGCGGTGGGCGATCACGGCCGAGATGGTGCGTCAGGACCCGCCGAGGGACGCCGACACCATGGCACCGGGCTCCGGTCCGGCCTGGACGACCACGGCACCGCCAGGAGCCCAGATTCCGGAGCCGCCCGACGTCTGCGGATAG
- a CDS encoding lipopolysaccharide assembly protein LapA domain-containing protein — translation MSPKDVSSGGKGAVGAFSPSRIVVLVIAILSLVFIVENTDEVTIRLLIPLVTMPLAAVLLAMFVAGLVCGGYLFRRRAK, via the coding sequence ATGAGCCCGAAGGACGTGTCGAGCGGCGGCAAGGGCGCCGTGGGAGCGTTCTCGCCTTCCCGCATCGTTGTCCTCGTCATCGCGATCCTGTCGCTCGTCTTCATCGTCGAGAACACTGATGAAGTCACGATCCGGCTGCTGATCCCCCTGGTGACGATGCCGCTCGCGGCGGTGCTGCTGGCGATGTTCGTCGCCGGGTTGGTGTGCGGCGGCTATCTCTTCCGACGCCGCGCGAAGTGA
- a CDS encoding CocE/NonD family hydrolase: MEVFVSRAVRRSRSRKSFAYVAGAALAAPLALTGAAHAATTAAASEYTVTALKFTVAAGGRSCTVDADLYRPAGADAAHPAPAVLATNGFGGSKSDGSTDAIGKAFASRGYVGLVYSGLGFGKSGCLITLDDPAIDGRAATGLIDFLAGTRAADDGTKADFVTKDGNGDPRVGMIGGSYGGAIQLATAAVDHRVDALVPLITWNDLSYALDPNNTATSKGVSSETPGVFKWQWTNGFYLMGEGQTILAPSLDPSRFGNLTCLHFAAQACDTIRLLNSGRYPADSAGAMLDYARSVSPVSYLGKVKAPTLLVQGQTDSLFNLNEATATYRTLKSQGTTTKMIWQSWGHSGGQVPGELDLNEGNLETSYVGQRVLAWFDRYLRHSRSTDTGPEFAYYRDWESGYGTAAAVPSLSQKVYLSGDGKLVDNRSKVTRGSRQYANWLVPTSHSESSLAGIVGLPDPEPYDTHGTYLGWTSAPLTSAVDVVGAPRATLKVVSPKTERVQNSGDAADKLVLFAKVYDVSPDGSRTLVNRLVSPVRVPDVTRQFTVQLPGIVHRYRAGHRLEFVIAASDSAYFGNRGIKPVTVVSAPDDTGVLELPVVAGRVN, encoded by the coding sequence GTGGAGGTCTTCGTGTCACGCGCTGTTCGCAGATCCCGGTCCCGTAAGTCCTTCGCCTACGTAGCCGGGGCGGCGCTCGCCGCACCTCTGGCCCTCACCGGCGCGGCACACGCCGCCACCACGGCTGCCGCTTCCGAATACACCGTCACCGCACTGAAGTTCACCGTCGCGGCAGGCGGTCGCTCCTGCACCGTCGACGCCGACCTCTACCGCCCCGCCGGGGCCGACGCCGCTCACCCCGCCCCCGCCGTCCTCGCCACCAACGGCTTCGGCGGCAGCAAGTCCGACGGCTCGACCGACGCCATCGGCAAGGCTTTCGCCTCCCGCGGCTATGTCGGCCTCGTCTACTCCGGCCTCGGCTTCGGCAAGTCCGGCTGCCTGATCACGCTCGACGACCCGGCGATCGACGGCAGGGCCGCCACCGGACTCATCGACTTCCTCGCCGGGACCCGCGCCGCCGACGACGGGACGAAGGCCGACTTCGTCACCAAGGACGGCAACGGCGACCCGCGCGTCGGCATGATCGGCGGCTCGTACGGCGGCGCCATCCAGCTGGCCACGGCGGCCGTCGACCACCGCGTGGACGCCCTCGTCCCGCTGATCACCTGGAACGACCTGTCGTACGCGCTCGATCCCAACAACACGGCCACGAGCAAGGGCGTCTCCTCGGAAACCCCCGGTGTCTTCAAGTGGCAGTGGACCAACGGCTTCTACCTGATGGGGGAGGGGCAGACGATCCTCGCCCCCAGCCTCGACCCGTCCCGGTTCGGCAACCTCACCTGTCTGCACTTCGCCGCGCAGGCCTGCGACACGATCCGGCTGCTCAACTCCGGCCGCTACCCGGCCGACAGCGCCGGCGCGATGCTCGACTACGCGCGCAGCGTCTCCCCGGTCTCCTACCTCGGCAAGGTCAAGGCACCCACCCTGCTGGTCCAGGGTCAGACCGACAGCCTGTTCAACCTGAACGAGGCCACCGCCACGTACCGGACGCTCAAGTCACAGGGCACCACGACAAAAATGATCTGGCAGTCCTGGGGCCACAGCGGCGGCCAGGTGCCCGGTGAACTCGACCTGAATGAAGGCAACCTGGAGACCAGCTACGTCGGACAGCGCGTACTCGCCTGGTTCGACCGCTACCTCCGGCACAGCAGGAGCACCGACACCGGACCCGAGTTCGCCTACTACCGTGACTGGGAGAGCGGCTACGGCACCGCGGCCGCCGTGCCCTCGCTGTCGCAGAAGGTCTACCTCTCCGGTGACGGCAAGCTCGTCGACAACCGCTCCAAGGTCACCCGCGGCAGCCGCCAGTACGCCAACTGGCTGGTGCCGACGAGTCACTCGGAGAGCTCGCTCGCCGGCATCGTCGGACTGCCCGACCCCGAGCCGTACGACACCCATGGCACCTACCTCGGCTGGACCAGCGCCCCGTTGACCTCCGCCGTCGACGTCGTCGGCGCGCCGAGGGCCACCCTGAAGGTGGTCTCGCCGAAGACGGAACGTGTGCAGAACAGCGGTGACGCCGCCGACAAGCTGGTCCTGTTCGCCAAGGTGTACGACGTGTCGCCGGACGGCTCCAGGACACTGGTGAACCGCCTCGTGTCCCCGGTGCGGGTACCGGACGTCACCCGGCAGTTCACCGTGCAGCTGCCGGGCATCGTGCACCGGTACCGGGCGGGGCACCGGCTCGAGTTCGTGATCGCGGCCAGCGACAGCGCGTACTTCGGCAACCGTGGCATCAAGCCGGTCACGGTCGTCAGCGCCCCGGACGACACGGGGGTGCTGGAGCTGCCCGTGGTCGCCGGCCGGGTGAACTGA
- a CDS encoding S66 peptidase family protein: protein MTLTPLTRAARLRPGARVAVVSPSGPVPVDRLEAGLDVLRGWGLEPFEMPHVRAMHQELDYLAGADEERARDLQEAWCDPSVEAVLCARGGYGAHRMVDLVDWAAMRAAGPKVFVGYSDITVLHEAFARHMGLSTLHGPMAATETFLKDPDTQESLRATLFEPESVRTLGLRTAGVLVPGRARGITYGGCVSLLAADIGTPHARTSARGGLLMIEDTTEDPYRLDRILTQLLRAGALSGISGVACGSWQGCEPYEQVRTVLADRLGGLGVPVVEELGFGHGPTALTIPLGVPAVLDAPEGGGPGTLTVEVPALI from the coding sequence GTGACGCTGACTCCTCTGACTCGCGCCGCCCGCCTGCGACCGGGTGCCAGGGTCGCCGTCGTGTCGCCCAGCGGACCGGTGCCCGTCGACCGCCTGGAAGCAGGCCTCGATGTGCTGCGCGGCTGGGGCCTTGAGCCCTTCGAGATGCCTCATGTCCGCGCCATGCACCAGGAGTTGGACTATCTCGCGGGTGCGGACGAGGAGCGTGCCCGGGACCTCCAGGAGGCCTGGTGCGATCCGTCGGTCGAAGCGGTGCTGTGCGCCCGCGGCGGGTACGGCGCACACCGCATGGTCGACCTGGTCGACTGGGCGGCGATGCGCGCGGCCGGGCCCAAGGTGTTCGTCGGCTACAGCGACATCACCGTGCTGCACGAGGCGTTCGCCCGGCACATGGGGCTCTCGACGCTGCACGGCCCGATGGCCGCCACGGAGACCTTCCTCAAGGACCCGGACACCCAGGAATCGCTGCGGGCCACCCTGTTCGAGCCGGAGTCGGTACGGACCCTCGGCCTTCGCACGGCCGGGGTGCTGGTGCCCGGCCGGGCCCGCGGCATCACGTACGGCGGATGCGTGAGCCTGCTGGCCGCCGACATCGGCACCCCGCACGCCCGGACGTCCGCGCGGGGCGGACTGCTGATGATCGAGGACACGACGGAGGATCCGTACCGCCTCGACCGCATCCTCACCCAACTCCTCAGGGCCGGGGCGCTGTCCGGGATATCCGGCGTCGCCTGCGGTTCCTGGCAGGGCTGCGAACCGTACGAGCAGGTGCGTACGGTCCTCGCCGACCGGCTCGGCGGGCTCGGCGTGCCCGTCGTCGAGGAGCTGGGCTTCGGGCACGGACCGACGGCGCTCACGATCCCGCTCGGTGTGCCCGCGGTGCTGGACGCGCCGGAAGGCGGCGGTCCGGGCACCCTCACGGTCGAGGTGCCCGCGCTGATCTGA
- a CDS encoding prolyl oligopeptidase family serine peptidase: MVSTGAYGTWPSPVDARLAASHDGRPEYVGVVGDEVWWTEPRPAEAGRRALVRRRADGTTDSVLPVPWNVRSRVIEYGGRPWAGAGRTDGGPLVVFVNFTDQRLYAYAPDGAGEPWPITPLSGVGGGLRWVDPQLHLDRGERGEVWCVLEEFTGEAPTEVRRVIAAVPLDGSAADDRGAVRELSDDRHRFVTGPKISPDGRRVAWIAWDHPRMPWDGTEVMLADIADDGTFHSARSFGGGPEESVPQIEWTTDGQLLFASDRSGWWNLYRADPHRGTVALCTQEQEFAGPLWKIGLGWFRPLENGLIATIHGKGTTTLGILDPETGELADIAGPWTEWAETLAVHGSRVIGVAASPRSAYEIVELDTTTGRSRIIGARHRDEVDPAYYPEPHERTFTGPDGRDVHTHIYPPRNPERVGPEGELPPYVVWAHGGPTGHAALVLDLEIVYFTSRGIGVVEVNYGGSTGYGRTYRNRLRQQWGVVDVEDCAAVARALAAEGAADPNRLAIRGGSAGGWTTAASLTSTDVYACGTISYPILDLTGWGTDETHDFESQYLESLVGPLAEVPDRYRERSPINGTDRLTTPFLLLQGLDDVICPPAQCERFLAAIEGRGIPHAYLAFEGESHGFRRADTMIAALEAELSLYAQTFGIDRPDVPRLELKK; this comes from the coding sequence ATGGTGTCCACAGGGGCCTACGGAACATGGCCGTCACCGGTCGACGCACGGCTGGCCGCGTCGCACGACGGCCGCCCGGAATACGTCGGCGTGGTCGGCGACGAGGTGTGGTGGACGGAGCCGCGTCCGGCCGAGGCGGGCCGCCGCGCCCTGGTCCGCCGCCGGGCGGACGGGACCACCGACTCCGTGCTGCCCGTTCCGTGGAACGTCCGCAGCCGCGTCATCGAGTACGGCGGACGGCCCTGGGCCGGCGCCGGGCGCACCGACGGCGGACCGCTCGTGGTCTTCGTGAACTTCACCGACCAGCGGCTGTACGCGTATGCGCCGGACGGGGCCGGCGAGCCGTGGCCGATCACCCCGCTGTCGGGTGTCGGCGGCGGACTGCGCTGGGTAGACCCGCAACTGCACCTCGACCGGGGCGAGCGGGGCGAAGTGTGGTGTGTCCTGGAGGAGTTCACCGGCGAAGCGCCTACCGAAGTACGACGGGTGATCGCCGCCGTGCCGCTGGACGGATCGGCGGCCGACGACCGCGGCGCGGTGCGCGAACTCTCCGACGACCGGCACCGCTTCGTCACCGGACCGAAGATCTCGCCCGACGGGCGGCGGGTGGCGTGGATCGCCTGGGACCATCCGCGGATGCCGTGGGACGGCACCGAGGTGATGCTCGCCGACATCGCCGACGACGGCACGTTCCACAGCGCCCGGAGCTTCGGCGGCGGACCCGAGGAATCGGTGCCACAGATCGAATGGACCACCGACGGACAGCTCCTTTTCGCGAGTGACCGCAGCGGCTGGTGGAACCTCTACCGTGCCGATCCGCACCGGGGCACGGTGGCGCTCTGCACACAGGAGCAGGAGTTCGCCGGACCGCTGTGGAAGATCGGGCTCGGCTGGTTCCGGCCACTGGAGAACGGACTGATCGCCACCATCCACGGCAAGGGCACCACGACCCTCGGCATCCTCGATCCGGAGACCGGCGAACTCGCCGACATCGCGGGGCCCTGGACCGAATGGGCCGAGACGCTCGCCGTGCACGGCAGCCGGGTCATCGGTGTCGCCGCGAGCCCGCGGAGCGCGTACGAGATCGTGGAGCTGGACACCACGACCGGCCGTAGTCGGATCATCGGCGCCCGGCACCGGGACGAGGTCGATCCCGCGTACTACCCCGAACCTCACGAGCGCACCTTCACCGGGCCCGACGGCCGCGACGTCCACACCCACATCTACCCGCCACGCAACCCCGAACGGGTCGGTCCGGAAGGCGAGTTGCCGCCCTACGTGGTGTGGGCGCACGGCGGTCCCACCGGGCATGCCGCGCTCGTCCTCGACCTGGAGATCGTCTACTTCACCTCGCGCGGCATCGGCGTCGTCGAGGTCAACTACGGCGGCTCCACCGGCTACGGCAGGACGTACCGCAACCGGCTGCGCCAGCAGTGGGGCGTCGTCGACGTGGAGGACTGCGCCGCCGTCGCCCGGGCGCTGGCAGCCGAGGGCGCCGCCGACCCGAACCGGCTCGCCATCCGCGGCGGCAGCGCCGGCGGCTGGACCACCGCCGCCTCGCTGACCAGCACCGATGTCTATGCCTGCGGCACCATCAGCTACCCCATCCTCGACCTGACCGGCTGGGGCACCGACGAGACCCATGACTTCGAGTCGCAGTACCTGGAGTCCCTGGTCGGCCCGCTCGCCGAGGTCCCGGACCGCTACCGCGAACGGTCGCCGATCAACGGGACGGACCGGCTGACCACCCCGTTCCTGCTGCTCCAGGGGCTCGACGACGTGATCTGCCCACCGGCCCAGTGCGAGCGGTTCCTGGCTGCGATCGAAGGCCGAGGCATCCCGCACGCGTATCTGGCGTTCGAGGGGGAGAGCCATGGATTCCGGCGTGCCGACACCATGATCGCCGCGCTGGAGGCCGAACTCTCCCTCTATGCACAGACCTTCGGGATCGACCGCCCCGACGTACCGCGACTGGAGCTGAAGAAGTGA